The genomic window CCTTATTTTCCAAGTTTagaattttctttaaaatactgTTCTCATTATCACATCCACATAACAAATGTCTGACTGACTTGTTTGAATTTAATGAATAAACATCATTGTTGGACGacaaaaatgatgtaaaacacatttgtattccaattaaatacatttgtaaagtATTTCAACACAAGGATGACCCAAATTTCTAATGAGCTTTAATTAGTTATAAAGGTGGAAATTACAATCACTCAGTTAAATTTAATCTAATTCCATCTTAAAACAATAGCCAGATGAACAAGAGTTTTGagttgctgtaatcattcctcctgccCATATGGTTCATTTGAGGATCGCATCCTAATGCGCTGTCAATGTAAGCGATGGAAGCCAAAATCCACATTCCTCTTTACTATCCAGATAACAAAAATCACGTGGATGCTTTCCACAGTCTTTTTTGATATCTTCTTTGTATTTCCCTGGACAGCATTTCCTTGCTGAGTTGCAGTGGAAGGATTGCATCAAAAACTTTGTGCTAAAAAATGAACTGTatgatatccacttgatttgactaaagggctgaagcctcatattagcttctaTTACActtctaaatacattttagcacAGAAGAAGTAAAGTGCTGTTGGTCCCCCCATTAAAAGCATGTTAGAAACTGATCTTCTCACGGTAAGTATAAACGGGAGGAACAGTTATGTAAATTAGgtcaaacatgtttcaatgttcatgtGGGCACCTGACTCTTGTTTTAACATATATTAGAATAAATGTGAACTTATTCTTTAATGtaggaatgaaaaaaatgttgatggaACAGAGAAAGATGAGCGGTGAATGCTCTACAGCTCATTGTGATCCATCTTCTCTTCACGCTGTTGGATCTTCTCTGGGAGGGTCTGAGTCATGAAGACAAAGCGATCCCTCTTAAGGTGCTGACCAATTACCTGCTCCTTTATATCAATTGCCAGGTATTCTTCATCTACTCCATACTTTGGCCAGTGGACAAGGCCGTGCCCATTAGGAGACCTGAATATGCGCatgcacgcgcacgcacgcgcgcacacacacacacacacattagacacACGTTTGTCTTATCTCCATAGCTATTATTAATTGTGATGAGGGTTAATTCCTACCCTGCGCGAGCAAAGTTGCCCCAGTAACTCATCATGGTTCTGCTCAACTGTTCCTCCTCTTCTGGACATGCATCTAAAATAAGACAGTCAAatcaaacagagaaacagagaaaagagaaaacccAGATCTTGAATGATTATTTGAAACTGGGTTTTTATATTACACTTGCCTGTTAATTTGACATGAGTGGTAGTGAAGCAAAGTCCTAATACTGTAAAGATTTCATCTAAATGGTCACTCCCAACAAAGCTCGGCCTTTTTGCTTGCAAGAATTTGGGAGGATGCTGGTACTCATACAGGTAAACAGGAGCGCCTGCATCTAAAAGACAAATAGGTGTGATGTCTTGTTTATAAAAGTGTGTGACAGTAATAGTTTTTCAATAGATTTCCATATTCTTGTATAAAAAGTTTACCTCTATGAGCATTTGCAGTCTTAATAGCTGGAATGTTGAACACCATGTCTCCAATCATCTCAGTAAAGCCATCTCTATTTTTCACACGATCTTCACCAGTTCCAATATATTCATCTAACATCAGATCTCTGACGGTTGCATCTTTGAGCTGGAAAAAGTAAGCAACACTGTCACAGACACTTGAGTATGGTGAAGTATTATTGTAATGTCAGGCAGTGAATGTCTTACATCAGGGAAGAATAAGGACAGTATGTTCACAACATGCTCCTGATCGATTCCCTCTGTCCAATTTGGAGGAGCAAAGGCCTAAGGGAAGAAGCAGAGGTAATTCAAATTTCAAATTAACGGTCTCATCTGGAAATGGGTATAGTATTAAATCACAAAACTTTAACAATTCAGCATTCACACTTACATTGGAGAAAAACCAGCCCCCTTCATCATTATTAACACCAGTCATGAACGGTACAGTAAGAAGTTCATGTTTTTGGAACAGTTCATCCACGGGTCTTGTCAGAAAGTGTCCAtcaacagttacagtaaatcGTAGTTTTTCTTCcttgacaaacaaaacagtcaCATAAACGTGAACATTTCACAGAAACCTTGCAGAAAGCATTATGGGCttcacatacatacagtttTACGTATAGAAACTCACCTGCACAATAGTCATAATAGTATCAATATCAAGGTTTCTCATACAATCAGCAATCTTCTGTATGCTTGCAATGCTACATCCAGATGCATTTGCCACGACCTGAGGACAGATATCAGGCATCCATCTCAACagtttaaagaaataaacaaaaatgtgttgtaatATTCTCAACATTGTGCTCTGAAGTAcgtttccacacaaaaaaattaaaataacctGCGTTGTTGGTAGAGGATCATTTATTATGATCATATCCATTGCAGCAGTGCCACTCTCTGCAATGGCTTGGTGGAACAGGCCATCAGACAATGGTGAAAGAAGCTGTTAATTCAAGCAAGAGACATATGAATGGTTCTGTGGACAGTGGTAACTTTGCAGTAAAATAATTGCAATACTTTATCAGCAGATTGATCCTCACCAGGAGGGACACGCTCACTCCACCTGCAGACTCCCCAAATACAGTGACTGAAGTTGGGTCTCCTCCAAAGTTGTGAATGTGCTGCTGGATCCACCTCAATGCTTGTACCTGGTCCAGCAGGCCAAAGTTCCCTGACATGTGCTCATCTCCTGTGCTGGATTGACAATACAGGCATATTCTATAAGGCTATGTTTACACTAACTGCTAAACGTGAGTCGATTTTGAGTTTCGGTTGACATGTGCTGATCAGATACAGAGCATAATCATAGTATGTTTATTCTAACTGTGTTTAGAGACTTCAGCCTTTTTACCTGAGAAAGCCCAGAAGTCCCAAGCGGTACTGGATTAGAACTACAACCACGTCCTGGTAAGCAGCCAAGGCTGAGCCATCATACATTGAAGCTGACCCCCAAGTTAACCCACCACCATGGATCCAAACCATGACCTGGTCAgataaaaggacatttttactttattataattAAGCTGATCTTGTAATAATTTCATTCAAACTACATTAAACTGATGAAATAATATTAACTGATTGGGACAATTATTGACAACTTCAGTTCACCCTTTAAAAGTATGGAAACCATCAAACCACCTTCTCAAGAAACACTATACAAACTTATCCAAAACTGAATCTCAGTAGCTGAACAGCATCACTTCAAATCTGCAGCAAAGGGTTCTTACTGGGAGTTTGGCATCATGAGCTCTAGTTGCAGGAGTGTAAATGTTGAGGTAAAGACAATCTTCTGAAACATCTGGGACAACTGCCAACATGCCACCGAGTTGATCAAGCAGATCTATGACAAAGTGCTTACTTTGAATACACCTGAAAAAAAGTAACACTTATGTGTAAAAAACAGATATAATTCCTCCAAGTACAGTATCCAAAAAGTGCCTTACATGGGCGGCTGCTGAGTGGCGTCTCTCACTCCTTCCCATCCCTCTACAGGCTGAGGTGCAGCCAGTCTCAGAGCAGGGCCTACAGGCGGCTTAGCAAATGGGACACCCAGGTAGGCATGGACTCCAATCTCTTTCCCCTTTACACTCACATACTCACCTCTCAGGCTCCCAAGCTTTGTGTGGACATCAGGTGCTGTCAGGATATTAGTACTGAGTCAGAATCATAATGTagcaaaataaagtaaaaacaacatcTTACAATTAATCAAAACAATGACTGTGAAACTGATTTCATTGGGTGACACTGGGAAaaatccttcttcctcctcttccactaATGTCTAAACAGATATACATTATGGCCTGTTGGGAATATATGCAAAGGTCATTCAGATCAGAAGCTAAACACATCTgtataaaagtgtaaaataataacattacatttagatTATTGTGGTGCTGATGAGAAAGACATATTTTCCTGGCCTACTCCAGTGTTTGCCATGCTATTGGTATGACAACTCACATGCATTTAACTACTGTACCAGTAGGGTAGCAACCCTTTCTTGACACCTTGGTCCTGTTGATCTCTCatttagggttaaggttaggtgtttttaaatcactgaacGGTCTTGCCTCATTCTACATTACTGACCTTTTCACCCCTTACTCCCTTTCTCGCATTCTCAGATGTGCTGACCAGCTCTCGGTCCCCAAAACAAGGCTTGAGACACAAGGTAGCAGGGCATTTGTTGTAAAGGCTCCACAATTGTGGAATGCACTTCCACTGGAAATTAGACAAGGTACCTCAGTGTGcttttattattgttcttaacattatttaattcattgtgttttatctttgtttatttcttgattGTAGTGAAATTATTTTGAAGCGTAACTAAATTGTCTATATTtgtttgtgaagcactttgtaaagctgttttttaaagggGCTATATGAATACAGCttggttgttattattattattattattattattattatttagagcATCAAatagaacagaaacagaaattatCCAATTCAATACAAACTGACACAGTGTCAGTTTTATATCCTGCATCACCATGAAGCTAGCTGTCACAGTCAGTTCTCATTACCTGCTGGTGAATTTCCATTTACCCCACCTCTGCTTCACTCTGCcagtcagccacacccacctcatcagccAACTATGTTCACCTGGGCACTCAGCTGCAACTCATCTGTAATCAAGCCATCTTATAAGCCTGTCCTGCTCACTCACACATTGCCAGGTTGTTCTTTGCCCCTGATGCAAGACTCTTCAGCACTCATTTTTGGCCTGATCTCCCATTGCCAACTCTGACTGCTCCTGACCTTCCCACCTTGTCTCTGCCCCGGTAAAAACCTCTGCCTTCTTCCACAAGTTCAGCCTCTACACCTTTGGGTTTCTGTCTGCCTGTCCGTGTGGCTGCCTGGTGTTCTCCTGCCTCGAGTACAAACTGTCTTTACCAATGCTCACTGTGGtgtctttgtgctgctgttgGGTTATACCTCCACCCATTACACTAGCAAAGAAACAAATGCCTCCACCTTGCTTGGTTCTTAGGGATAAGCTTTCACAATCAGACAATATTTAAGAAGGATCCTCTTGAGCTAAGTATGATAAAATAAGAAGGGTTGAGGTAGCACTAAAGGTTAATAATGGAAGGGTTGAGGTAGCACTAAAGGTTAATAATGAACTCTATCTCAATCCTCTAACAGACACATTCAAGCAAGATATCAATAATGTGTCATTGTAACTAGCACTGAAGGcacaatacatttttgttgttggtgttaTTGAGAAATTAGGTTTATCCTACTTACCATACAGTTCTGCAGCAACATgcataaataaaacagacaacagaAAGAAGAGAGTTTGGTGTGCCTGAAACTTCATGGCTGTCATCTCTGCAGATTGCAACACTCTGCTAGCTTtggcaaaacaaaaatcacaaaatgctGCCTGCTATGAAGCTCTCCCTTCGTGACTCTGATAGAGATAGTGCTCAGGTTAATATTAACTGCAGGATATTACGTGACTGCATCCAATATACAGATATACGATGGCAACCGTTGACCCCTGAGCAGACTTTCCTTCTCTTGGACAAAGATTGCTTCTCTGTCCAGGAGCCTCTCAGTATGGTTAAAGGCCACCATGTACCTGCCGTATTGGCCCAAACTATTCCACGAAGGGCCATGTGCCTGCAGATTtacattccaaccaagcaggatcACACCAGTCTTGattcatttaatcagctgatctcagtattcagacagctgattggtcaaatGGTGTGCTCTTGGTTGGTTGGAACTacaacctgcagccacatggccctttgtggaatagtttggacatgcctggccTAGTGTGACTGAGGGGTTGGGTGTAAGTCCAAGGCCCATAGACGTAGACATTTAAAACTCATCAAAAAAGGAAACATACAGAAGCATATAAATTAAACACATATAGCCATAGAGTCCATTTCTATTtcacaatgacacattttactTGTATATCTGGTAAATTAATTCACAGGATTGTTTCTATTTTAGTTGTCCGTTAGTTGGTAAAATCCCTTGGTTTACCTGCTCTTATAAATGGGTTAGTCAAAAAAGGGATTGCAATGATCTCTTTCATGAATTACATGCACATCTCATAACCCTTTCTCACAGCGCCAAAGACTGCCATGTCATGACTGCTATTTTTCATGTACAATTAAACACAAGACGTTCTTTATTCTTACAATTTGAAAAGATTGTATGATATTATTTAAGTTCTTTGTAAAATGAGCCACAGATATTAAAACGTCATGAACGAATAGTAAAACTGTCTTTAAAACTTAAATATTAGGATTGAATTAATTTACAGGAGACATTTACATTGTGGATACAAGAAAGTAGGGGTATACATGGATTAAGATGCACTTCAagtacacatttatatttagg from Scomber scombrus chromosome 6, fScoSco1.1, whole genome shotgun sequence includes these protein-coding regions:
- the LOC133981394 gene encoding fatty acyl-CoA hydrolase precursor, medium chain-like isoform X2, producing MLAVVPDVSEDCLYLNIYTPATRAHDAKLPVMVWIHGGGLTWGSASMYDGSALAAYQDVVVVLIQYRLGLLGFLSTGDEHMSGNFGLLDQVQALRWIQQHIHNFGGDPTSVTVFGESAGGVSVSLLLLSPLSDGLFHQAIAESGTAAMDMIIINDPLPTTQVVANASGCSIASIQKIADCMRNLDIDTIMTIVQEEKLRFTVTVDGHFLTRPVDELFQKHELLTVPFMTGVNNDEGGWFFSNAFAPPNWTEGIDQEHVVNILSLFFPDLKDATVRDLMLDEYIGTGEDRVKNRDGFTEMIGDMVFNIPAIKTANAHRDAGAPVYLYEYQHPPKFLQAKRPSFVGSDHLDEIFTVLGLCFTTTHVKLTDACPEEEEQLSRTMMSYWGNFARAGSPNGHGLVHWPKYGVDEEYLAIDIKEQVIGQHLKRDRFVFMTQTLPEKIQQREEKMDHNEL
- the LOC133981394 gene encoding cocaine esterase-like isoform X1 — translated: MTAMKFQAHQTLFFLLSVLFMHVAAELYAPDVHTKLGSLRGEYVSVKGKEIGVHAYLGVPFAKPPVGPALRLAAPQPVEGWEGVRDATQQPPMCIQSKHFVIDLLDQLGGMLAVVPDVSEDCLYLNIYTPATRAHDAKLPVMVWIHGGGLTWGSASMYDGSALAAYQDVVVVLIQYRLGLLGFLSTGDEHMSGNFGLLDQVQALRWIQQHIHNFGGDPTSVTVFGESAGGVSVSLLLLSPLSDGLFHQAIAESGTAAMDMIIINDPLPTTQVVANASGCSIASIQKIADCMRNLDIDTIMTIVQEEKLRFTVTVDGHFLTRPVDELFQKHELLTVPFMTGVNNDEGGWFFSNAFAPPNWTEGIDQEHVVNILSLFFPDLKDATVRDLMLDEYIGTGEDRVKNRDGFTEMIGDMVFNIPAIKTANAHRDAGAPVYLYEYQHPPKFLQAKRPSFVGSDHLDEIFTVLGLCFTTTHVKLTDACPEEEEQLSRTMMSYWGNFARAGSPNGHGLVHWPKYGVDEEYLAIDIKEQVIGQHLKRDRFVFMTQTLPEKIQQREEKMDHNEL